In the Armatimonadota bacterium genome, one interval contains:
- the guaA gene encoding glutamine-hydrolyzing GMP synthase, protein MNPSTSAPGAVLVLNFGAQYAQLIARQVRACGVYCEVVPAGISADDAAARQPAGLILSGGPSSAYGEGAPIADPAIYNLGVPVLGICYGQQLMAMQLGGDVEKGGGGEYGQMEITVTAPGRLFAGYAPPGTTLSCFMSHGDVVDRPPKGFTVTAVSASAHVAAMECTERGLYGVQFHPEVQHTPFGGKLLQSFLIDICGCDGNWQAANFVEQAIEQIRRQVGAAGVLCGVSGGVDSCCLAALLQRAIGSQLHCVFVDHGLLRKGEADLVRAAFSDALRVPLQTVEAAEHFLGRLSGVIDPEEKRKAIARAFEEVFKAEAAKLPGVRFLAQGTLYPDVIESGAGDNAATIKTHHNLYLSKQLGLELVEPLRNLFKDEVRAAATELGLPQEMVRRHPFPGPGLAIRILGEVTRERLAILREADAIFIEELRSAGLYDDVWQALAVLPAIQSVGVQGDERTYGYPLVLRAVTSRDAMTAEWSRLPWELLERVSRRVVNEVKAINRVVYDITSKPPGTIEWE, encoded by the coding sequence GTGAATCCGTCAACATCCGCGCCCGGCGCCGTTCTTGTCCTCAATTTCGGCGCTCAATATGCGCAGCTTATCGCACGGCAAGTCCGTGCATGTGGCGTCTACTGTGAGGTGGTGCCGGCCGGTATATCCGCCGACGATGCAGCTGCCAGGCAGCCGGCGGGGTTGATACTCTCCGGCGGTCCTTCGAGTGCGTATGGCGAGGGAGCGCCGATAGCAGATCCCGCTATCTACAACCTTGGTGTGCCGGTGTTGGGCATCTGTTACGGGCAGCAGCTTATGGCGATGCAGTTGGGAGGCGACGTGGAGAAGGGAGGCGGCGGCGAGTACGGCCAGATGGAAATCACCGTGACGGCGCCGGGCCGGCTATTTGCCGGCTACGCACCCCCCGGTACCACGCTCAGTTGCTTTATGAGTCATGGAGACGTGGTGGATCGTCCGCCGAAGGGTTTTACCGTAACTGCCGTTTCCGCTTCAGCGCACGTGGCAGCGATGGAGTGTACGGAGCGCGGACTTTACGGCGTTCAGTTTCACCCCGAGGTACAGCACACGCCATTTGGCGGGAAGTTGCTGCAATCATTCTTGATCGATATCTGCGGTTGTGACGGAAACTGGCAGGCGGCGAATTTCGTAGAGCAGGCTATAGAGCAGATAAGACGCCAGGTTGGGGCGGCCGGAGTACTATGCGGCGTCTCAGGCGGTGTGGATAGTTGTTGCCTGGCAGCTCTGCTGCAAAGAGCCATCGGATCGCAGTTACACTGTGTGTTTGTGGATCACGGCCTGCTCCGTAAAGGCGAAGCCGACCTGGTTCGTGCTGCCTTCAGCGATGCCCTTCGAGTTCCACTGCAAACCGTGGAAGCGGCGGAACACTTTCTGGGGCGCCTCTCCGGCGTTATCGATCCTGAGGAGAAACGCAAGGCAATAGCGCGGGCGTTTGAAGAGGTGTTTAAGGCGGAAGCGGCCAAACTGCCGGGCGTAAGATTCCTGGCGCAGGGAACGCTTTACCCAGACGTTATTGAGTCGGGCGCCGGCGACAACGCAGCCACAATAAAAACGCACCATAACCTGTACCTGTCGAAACAGCTCGGCCTGGAGTTGGTTGAGCCGCTCCGCAACCTCTTCAAAGACGAGGTGCGGGCTGCAGCAACCGAGCTTGGGTTACCGCAGGAAATGGTGCGGAGACACCCGTTCCCCGGACCGGGACTTGCAATTCGGATACTCGGCGAGGTTACACGCGAGCGACTCGCCATTCTGCGTGAAGCAGACGCGATATTCATAGAAGAGCTGAGGTCGGCTGGTCTGTACGACGATGTATGGCAGGCGCTGGCCGTTCTTCCGGCCATTCAGTCGGTGGGCGTTCAGGGCGATGAACGTACCTACGGATACCCGTTGGTTCTTCGCGCGGTAACGAGCCGCGATGCCATGACCGCGGAGTGGAGCCGGCTTCCATGGGAGCTTCTGGAGAGAGTGAGCCGTCGGGTGGTAAACGAGGTAAAGGCGATCAACCGTGTGGTCTACGACATAACCTCCAAACCGCCAGGCACCATCGAGTGGGAGTGA
- the rho gene encoding transcription termination factor Rho, with protein sequence MRSSGVSNASGSARKDELIAKFMQVQPDRNGLTNARGVLEILPDGWGFLRRSNFSPNAEDIYVSQTQIKRFGLRTGDDVCGQVRPPKDQEKYYGLLRVETVNGLDPDTARARTNFDDLTPIYPNSLLRLETTREEMTGRIMDLLSPVGKGQRGMIVAQPKAGKTTILKKIANAITANHEECSLIVLLIDERPEEVTDIRRSVKGEVISSTFDETPENHMRVAEMVLEQAKRLAESQKDVVVLMDSLTRYARASNLTVNPSGRTLSGGLDPAALYRPKRFLGAARNIEEGGSLTILATVLVETGSRMDELIFEEFKGTSNMEVELDRALAEKRIFPAITLRSGTRHDELLYDDETFKQIVKLRRLLHGLDNSEATELLRDRLVHTKSNEEFLKMVEKTLKGDPD encoded by the coding sequence ATCAGGAGTTCTGGAGTGAGTAATGCCTCAGGATCGGCTCGAAAAGACGAGCTGATCGCCAAGTTCATGCAGGTGCAGCCCGATCGCAATGGCCTAACGAACGCGCGTGGCGTTCTGGAGATCCTACCGGACGGTTGGGGCTTTCTCCGTCGGAGCAACTTTTCACCCAACGCCGAGGATATCTACGTTTCGCAGACGCAGATCAAGCGGTTTGGCCTGCGCACAGGCGACGACGTTTGCGGTCAGGTGCGCCCGCCCAAGGATCAGGAAAAGTACTACGGGCTGTTGCGCGTGGAGACGGTTAACGGTCTGGATCCGGATACCGCGCGCGCCCGTACAAACTTTGATGACTTGACGCCCATCTACCCAAATAGCCTGCTCAGGCTGGAGACCACACGGGAAGAGATGACCGGGCGGATCATGGATCTGTTGTCGCCTGTGGGCAAGGGGCAGCGCGGAATGATCGTCGCCCAGCCGAAAGCCGGCAAGACGACGATACTGAAGAAGATTGCCAACGCGATAACCGCTAATCACGAGGAATGCTCGCTGATTGTGCTGCTGATCGACGAGCGACCGGAGGAAGTTACCGACATTCGCCGCTCGGTGAAGGGCGAGGTAATAAGTTCTACATTCGATGAGACCCCCGAGAACCATATGCGCGTGGCGGAGATGGTGCTGGAGCAGGCCAAGAGATTGGCCGAGAGCCAGAAAGACGTGGTGGTGCTGATGGATAGCCTCACACGTTACGCGCGTGCCTCGAACCTCACCGTGAATCCCAGCGGGCGGACCCTCTCGGGTGGACTGGACCCGGCTGCGCTGTATCGCCCGAAACGTTTTTTGGGAGCAGCCCGTAACATTGAAGAGGGAGGCAGCCTCACGATTCTGGCTACTGTGTTGGTGGAAACCGGTAGCCGGATGGACGAACTGATCTTCGAGGAGTTTAAGGGAACCAGCAACATGGAAGTTGAACTGGATCGGGCCCTTGCGGAGAAGCGTATCTTTCCAGCGATTACCCTGCGCTCGGGTACCCGCCACGACGAACTGTTGTATGACGACGAGACGTTCAAGCAGATTGTCAAGCTCAGGCGTCTGCTGCACGGTCTGGATAACTCCGAAGCCACCGAACTTCTCAGGGACCGTCTGGTTCACACCAAGTCCAACGAGGAGTTCCTCAAGATGGTTGAGAAGACACTCAAAGGTGACCCGGACTAG
- a CDS encoding bifunctional nuclease family protein — protein sequence MSDFRELFGDWRPEDDRPGEGGAMRPEEQTRGDRKLDEKAVRVVNVWEGIEETPVEGGTTITRGHSFFVQLRDNQGREFRIWVVREMAGSIQLALEHGQPDRPFTHDLLKVVLERLGASVERVTIDDLWQNTYYARITLAYHDATIDIDARPSDAIAMALRFDAPIYASEHVLESAQHET from the coding sequence GTGAGTGATTTTCGCGAGTTATTCGGGGATTGGCGACCGGAGGATGATCGCCCGGGTGAGGGTGGCGCCATGCGTCCGGAGGAGCAGACGCGTGGTGACCGCAAGCTGGACGAGAAGGCGGTTCGCGTCGTTAACGTTTGGGAAGGCATCGAAGAGACGCCCGTTGAGGGCGGCACAACGATCACGCGCGGTCACTCGTTTTTTGTGCAACTGCGCGACAACCAGGGTCGCGAGTTCCGAATCTGGGTAGTACGCGAAATGGCCGGCTCCATACAACTGGCGCTGGAGCATGGGCAACCGGACCGGCCCTTTACTCACGACTTGCTGAAGGTGGTGCTGGAACGGCTTGGTGCGTCGGTTGAGCGTGTGACGATCGACGATCTATGGCAGAACACGTATTATGCCCGCATTACACTGGCTTACCACGACGCTACGATTGACATTGACGCAAGGCCCAGCGACGCCATTGCGATGGCGCTGAGGTTTGATGCACCGATTTACGCCTCGGAGCATGTGCTGGAGAGCGCACAGCACGAGACGTAA